From a single Candoia aspera isolate rCanAsp1 chromosome 10, rCanAsp1.hap2, whole genome shotgun sequence genomic region:
- the PDIK1L gene encoding serine/threonine-protein kinase PDIK1L — translation MVSSQPKYDLIREVGRGSYGVVYEAVVRKTSARVAVKKIRCHAPENVELALREFWALSSIKSQHPNVIHLEECILQKDGMVQKMSHGSSSSLYLQLVETSLKGEIAFDPRSAYYLWFVMDFCDGGDMNEYLLSRKPSRKTNTSFMLQLSSALAFLHKNQIIHRDLKPDNILISQSRMDASDLEPTLKVADFGLSKVCSASGQNPEEPVNVNKCFLSTACGTDFYMAPEVWEGHYTAKADIFALGIIIWAMLERITFIDTETKKELLGSYVKQGTEIVPVGEALLENPKMELLIPVKKKKMNARMKQLIKEMLAANPQDRPDAFELELRLVKIAFKDSSWDT, via the exons ATGGTGAGTAGCCAGCCAAAATACGATCTAATAAGGGAGGTTGGTCGCGGCAGCTATGGTGTGGTGTATGAAGCAGTAGTGAGGAAAACCTCTGCACGCGTTGCGGTGAAGAAAATTCGGTGTCATGCTCCAGAGAATGTTGAACTAGCCTTGCGTGAGTTCTGGGCGCTTAGTAGTATTAAAAGCCAACACCCAAATGTTATCCACTTGGAAGAATGCATATTGCAAAAAGACGGCATGGTTCAGAAGATGTCCCATGGTTCCAGCTCTTCACTTTATTTACAG CTTGTAGAGACCTCCTTGAAAGGTGAAATTGCCTTTGATCCCAGAAGTGCCTACTATCTTTGGTTTGTGATGGATTTTTGTGATGGAGGTGATATGAACGAATACCTCCTGTCCCGAAAGCCCAGCCGTAAGACCAACACTAGTTTTATGCTTCAGCTCAGCAGTGCCCTGGCTTTTCTGCACAAAAATCAGATCATCCACCGTGACCTCAAGCCTGACAACATCTTGATCTCTCAAAGCAGGATGGATGCTAGTGACTTGGAACCTACTTTGAAAGTAGCTGACTTTGGCCTAAGCAAGGTTTGTTCAGCATCAGGACAAAACCCTGAAGAGCCTGTGaatgtaaataaatgttttctgtcTACAGCTTGTGGCACAGACTTCTACATGGCTCCTGAAGTTTGGGAAGGTCACTACACTGCCAAAGCAGACATTTTTGCCTTGGGGATTATAATCTGGGCAATGTTAGAAAGGATCACTTTCATAGACACAGAGACAAAGAAAGAACTCTTGGGGAGTTATGTGAAGCAAGGGACTGAGATTGTACCTGTTGGAGAGGCATTGCTGGAAAATCCAAAAATGGAACTACTTATAcctgttaagaaaaagaaaatgaacgcTCGCATGAAACAGCTGATTAAGGAAATGCTTGCTGCTAACCCACAAGACCGGCCAGATGCTTTTGAATTAGAACTCCGGCTAGTCAAAATTGCTTTTAAAGACAGCAGTTGGGACACGTGA